GCAAAATATGCCAAGAAATATTTGTCTGTTTGAAACTAAAAACAAACCAATTGTCTACCAATATTATCTCTTAATTCACGGCATATAATGAAGTTATTATAACACTGTCTGTTTGTCAGACCAATACAGTGTTCAACGAAGGCGAGTGCTTTGATTTTGATTGTTACTTGTGTTTAAACTCTGTTGTTGCTCTTATGCATGCTTACAATAAATAGATAGCAATATTTGAACTTTCTTGTTTTACATCTCTTTCCTACTGCAAAGTGAAATTGAGCATTTGACATATTATTAAATACAATCTGGTTTGCTTTTTCTCGCCACTGCGAGACCGCTTATCAAACTATTTTCACATAGCTAGAGGGCAATTGTGGttctagatcgctcacctgaatttTTCCAACAATTGGGACAGAGGGTCCTCTaagaaacatttttgtcaagtttctttgaaaactGGCCTTCAGATTCAGAGGAGACAATTTTCAATATAATGAAAAAGTTCCCCCAGCAGGCATGTTTAATGATCACAATGGCgcagccctcgtgatataattccttcacatctgagctccagacaatgattttattcaacaacaactcACTGCACGGGATGAATTATTATCATATATTATCACATGTTTCCGCATATAAATCGTCAGTCCATAGTACTGTATGCAAAAATTGAATGGTCTTCCGGTAAGCAATCAAACATATTGCCTGAGGACATAGGGACTGGAGGtcagtagttttgactattgaccgacaagtcattaaataaatgtataattgAATGTAATATATAATCAATTTTCAGACTTTTCTCTTTAAATTGTCGACATATTAGCCCAGTCACTATGTTTTGaataaagtttggtcatatagCTCAGACTATGAACctaacccgcccgcttagttcagtagggagagcgttggtctacggatcgcggggtcgcgagttcgatcctcgggcagggcgtatgttctccgtgacgatttgataaaagacattgtgtctgaaatcattcgtcctccacctctgataattcatgtggggaagttggcagttacttgcggagaacaggtttgtactggtacagaatccaggaacactggccgcagttacatgactgaaatgctgttgaaaacggcgttaaacccaaacaaacaaaacaaacagactATGAACCAGCcgtttatataaggagtcatgcaATGAATAATATGTACTATTTTCTGTCCATATCTCATCACATTTTGCTGAACTAAGgtcaaaactttagaataaaaAGTTTGAGATCAGCTGTCATGTAATTGAATCTTTATTGAATTGCTTGCCGGTCGATGGTGGAAATATTGGCACTGACATTCTTGCTGGCTTTCTTTTTCATGTGAACATGGTGAGCTTTTTAATGTATTCACTTTGATTACTCTCTTTACTTATATATCACCGACCCCGTCGAATAGAGGCTACACTGGAAACACTTGGCTCACCAATCTtgttaatttttcatgaaattgtgttattttacaaACGTTTCATTTATATATGTCACTTGTTATTTGTACATGATTTATACAAGAACAATAATGACCTTGTAGTTGCCAATCACTAGCTAGAGGAAGTATGAGCCTTCGTTACCAAATGGTTAAGGCCGCAGACTTTGCATTACATGCATCTCGCCGCTgaaggttcgaaacctcgcttggggtATAGCATTCTTACtacgaggaagccatccaggtagtttacggaatgtcggtggttttACCAAGGTGCCCGCACATACCTGTAACAACGCCAGGGAACATCTGGTGGTGCTCCTCAACCATCAATCAAGGAAACGTTGCCATATGACTTTAGGTTCCTCCGTGCAATTCTAAACACGACAGGAAAAACAAGAAAACACGGACTAttaactgtcaaattttataggaGAATTGCAAGTAGTCAAAAGACGAACCTTTTTTGGAGAGTAAAAAAGGCCATGTCTTAAGAAACAAGTGTGGACGTTCcgcctattttaagtttgaagcaaatctagtCTTATCTGCAGATTAAGACAccataaatttatatgaaattctcAGAAAAAGGGACCTAAGTCATGATGTACTTGTTCCACAGAAACTGTTATGGATCCCGTCATATGTAGTGTGGCTGATGATGGGGTACATTTATTTTACAGTTAAAGTAAATACAGCAATTCCTTGAATAAAATCTAATCAGAAAATCCAAAATGCTCTTAaatttttgcaaattattttaaaCGCCTAGTTGTCGGATGAGTAGATAAgatttattgtgaaaataaattcatttgaataTATAACTAACAACATAATTGACTTTTCGAGACTTCTTTAATTATTGTATAGCTAGTATAACAGAAAACCGGAAAATGTCACCCATCTGTGCGTGTCAGTACTGAACACTATACTCTCAGCGTATGTGTTCTGGATCCATACAGAAACGCCTTGGTTCAGATGTAGAATGACTGTACCGCCACCTTGGACATCTTTATCTTGGCTGAAGTCATTTGGCCTTGCTATACCAGATGCTCTTAGGGAATCATCTGCCATCAAATTAAACTCAACACTGGAGTCAGACGAGCTAACATAGAAGATGAAAACATACGTCCCTGTCACTGGTACGGTGAAAACTCCGGTGTGCGTGTTGTAACCGTTTCCGTTGTTTGTGATAACTCTGTCGAACTTGACAACTTGCTTCTCTCCTAAATGGTTTAACAAGTGGGACAAGTACACCGAGAATGACACAGCGATGCTGGGTGAGCTTTTGGTAGAAGGAACTGaagttaattttgaatatatttaagaCAAATAAACAAATGAGCTTAAGCGGATTCATGAATAATATTCTAAACTCTAAAATGATAAATGCACATAGCGTGCCTGGTGTTAACCGTTTGATTGAAGACTTCTTTCTTTGTTTAGGAGTTGAACTTTGAACAACGTAATTATATGATTATTCACGTATGAAATTGTACATAGAGctggccctcttgttactaagTTATAACTTTTCTGACTCCACAAAGGAATATCCTTGTTTATCTCTGCCAAATActgacaattttaaaaaaaagattggaCACATTGTTCAATTAAGTGAAACATAACAACGATAGGAGCTGGGGGCTTATTTCCCAGCTTTAACGGTTACAGTAAAGTTTTCCTCAAATCAAATGTCACCTAATCTGTAAACAGCTAATGACTGCTCTACACTTTGAATTATTGATTAACGCAGTTCTgattataaaatacttatttttcatCTTCGTTTATTTGCAAAGGAACAGTTGACAAAATTTTCTATGGAATGTCAGAGCTGTTTTATGCATGATGAATACGAGGTCTCTTCTTCATTTAGAGTACCCTGTTATGTCTTGTTAATTATTGTGTTATCATATTGACCTGCAATTCTATCATGTTTAACGTATGTGCTATTTTGCTAGAGTGATTTATTATTTTGCTAAACGACCAGCCTATTTTGTCAAAGCAACATGGTATCATaatagcatgttactttgagaaaatggGATGGTCGATTAACAAATGGTACGTCACTCTAACCACAAACCAAATTACATTGATATATATCATCTTTGTTTCGTGCCACAGTTGACTGGTGTATACTAGTAAACATTGCCCTATTATTTTAGTATATTGTACTGCTGAAGATCAGTTTGGTTGTTTGGTAGACCCTATTTGATCTTTACTGACAAGGCGAGCCATTTTCAAATCCTACTGGATTAACAAGTAGCCAACTAACTGTTAAAGCACTATATAAATAATCAAGTGTGTTAAATTTGCGAGAAGTTAGACATTGGACATTGGAATAGAGAACGACATTGGAGATACaaagcgtgaagttggcgagaagttaaaCATCCGACgttagacattcgaaaaaagatCGGCATTGGAcgttcaaacccagaacgacttTGGACATTAAAACCCAGaatgacatttgacattcgaaacaagaacgacatttgacatacGCAACAAGAACGatgattggacattcaaacccagaacgacattgggcattcgaAATTATAACGACTTGCACATTCAAACaggacgacattggacattcaaacccagaacgatattggacgttgggtcacttttcattacttgatcaggaatgactgttgcagcttttttgtgaaattttcgatataatactacgaagaaaagtttgtaaatgacaaagtggtcgaatttatcatcagtcaacattcATACAGTCCCTATAAGCtatattttgataccgaccattgattatattttgcagaaataaaaaagttactggtAGAAAACCGCATTTTacgttcgggtttatcatcagtaccattATGTTGGCAATTCATGTACTTCATGTAAAGTGACTGTTCTATTCACTTTAATCTCTATTCAGATAACGAACATGGGTCGGTCGAAAAATAGTGCTGTCTGGTAGATCAACAGAACCGGTGTATagtttaaaaattagaaaactcATGGCATTGTAAGGCATTTGAACGAAAATTAAAGAAGTGAGGCGTCTTATAAACTGAAATATGGTTGTTAAAGACAGACAGAAGGATGTATGCATATTTTAGAAATACAAAATATCTCCGCAAAAGACATATATGCTAGTTCCACTTGTTCGAAAAACGAAGAAGATGCTACACACCACCGCAAATACAAATCCAGATGATAAAAGCATAATTTgcgaaaacaaataaatatgtatacaaaactcacgaaaaacaaaaaaaaaagcgcGAGTAAACTGATTCAGTCTCGTTTCTTAAAATTAAACGCAAAGACACACTTGACTGCCATTTAAATGATAATGATTTAATGTAGATGAATCTTACAGAAATGCTATGGATACTTTCACGACTTTCTTGTTGTAATGTTCAAAAACAAGCCGTATCAAGCTAGATTGGTTGGTTGTCAGCAGCGAATGACCATATATATACGAAAACAATATTCAGGGCACTGTTGACTACATACCAACTATGCATGACCCAATAACTAGTTCTACTGAACAATAGGGTTTTAAGAATCCACAATAAGACTCTCAAGAAACAGGGCAAGACTTGCTTCTTTGATCTTGCAGtgacaaaaactgcatttacttTAACATGACGATAACCTTTACATTACACTAACGGGATTATTCTGATGAGTGTTGTTCACACCACAGGTTGAAGCAACGTATCTGCGAAATAATATGTGTCCATGAGCCAtatatacacttaaatttattacaatgataatgttttctgagaaaaaaatgccaaaaagtcattcTGAACTTTAGCCCGTATTAGAAAGGTGatcatgagcattttgacatgtaTATTGCTTCCaggtccatattttttttaaaaatatttctttatcataaGATTTTTATGAAAGATTATTCATTTGCCAAAAAtacggccaatcattgataaagaaaaaaaaatgaacctgGAAGCAATGCTAAGGGAAAATGCTCATGATCACCTAGCTAATGGTTCATTGTCAAAGgcgcaaaacattttcaaaatgactttttggcatttttttctcagaaaacattatcATTGTAATAAAGTTATATATGTAAAAGTGTATATGgttcatggacccatactgtatcctagctATGTTACTTCCACCTATGGTTCACAATATTGACTCTAATTTTAGTTCTGTCGGGAAAGTTATGAGAAGGCCTGGTTTCTAAGATACAGTAATTGAATCAGGAGTCTGTGCAGGAGGTTCAATAGAGTAGTTAACGACGGGAAAGTATTGCAACAGATTATTGAAGGCACACAAGCTTGTTTTAGAAGctttaaaaagattatttttgaaatcatttatgtGTAAGAGAATAACCGTGATGATTTAGAACTGGCAAAAGTGTTCTTACtaattcagtatatatatatcgAACTTAAACACAATGATTCAGTCAGACAGTTCTATAGTAGATAAGAATCGCTCAAGGAAATGGAACATTATATTACGGGAAAACAGCACACTATTGACAGACTTTGGCTTATACTCCGATATCTCGAGGCAACAAAACAGATGGCCTACATTTGCATGCATTGTATCTCCAAGATCTGAATCCCTAGATATCTAGAAATAGAAAGTGGCAGATGGAGAAACCTGTAAGCGTCCCTTtggatcaaagaaaatgtttattttgtaatgttttggaggatgaataccattttattattGAGTGCTCTCTATATACAGATTTAAGGCATCAGTATATTAAAAGATACTTTTGGTTTCATCCTAACTATATCAAATTTATGGAactaattaaaactgaaaatgttaatgATTTAAGAAGACTTTCAGCTTATGTTTACAAGGCgtttgaaaaacgaaacttgATTTTTAATTCAATGTAGCAGTCagtaatatatgttaaaaagtctCTATTATGATGTAACACTTGATATTTGTCATAATGTTAAATAATGCTCTCACAGTCTCTCCCTCTCTCAAAGATATAACATGCATTTGGTATGAAGTGTTCATCTTTTGATATATCTATTGTCATCTTGCTAACACATCTTGTATAGTTGCATTGTTATTTCTTCTGTGATTATGTTATATTGATGCATGTACATGGGCCAGAATTGGCTTAATACATAATAAAGTTAACATATATATATCCAGTACTGATAccttagtgtgtgtgtgtgtgtgtgtgtgtgtgtgtgtgtgtgtgtgtgtgtgtgtacgtgcgtgcgtgcgtgcgtgcgtgcgtgcgtgtggaGGGGGAATCCAGTACTGATACCTTAGACCTGTAGGGTgtatatttgtgtgtgtgtgcgtgtgcgtgtgtgtgtgtgtgtgtgtggagggggagACAATGATATCCCGGGAAATTGATAAATCGTATAGATGAGTCAGTTAGTCGAAAGTAAAAGTTACTTAGCCGTACGTACGAGTTAGTAACGCGTATGAATTAGTAAGTCACACCTATGAGTTACTCTACATCTCTATACTGGTACCATGACGCTTCCACAGTGGACCAGTGATTACGTGAAAAGAGACGGAAACAACACAAATCTTTAAACAACGGTTGCCTAACTCGGACCTTTTTGGATTGAAACAGCGTCCCCGACTATCTATCAAGAAGGGACGgactattttgttttttatgtatttacCTTCCACATTAGAATTGTATTTGGAATAATTTAAGGCAAAATTTTAGCTCTATAACCGTAGACACAGGCTAGTACTTTTTTCGAGCTATAATCTATCAATTTTACCTCTTCTAATTTCTCTGTTCGGAAAATGTATTTTCGTCATCTGGTCCGGGTGTCCTTTCCTTGCGGCCTCTTCCGATTCATCGGCCGAACTGGATTTACTTTCCATGGTGTTAGAATAATTTGAAACGCTGCCATCAAATTTACAAATCATGTTACAGTTTTCTCCGAAAGATTTCAGTTTCGTTTTCAGTTTAGCATTTCTTTCGCTCGCATCAAGCTCTAGTCTAGATATTTTCTGAGACTGTTGTAGGACAATTCTTTCCAGTTTGAACACCGCTGCGCTTTGACGGGCCAAAGCTTTATCCCTAATTTTCACTTCTTTCTCAagattatacattttttgttccTGAATTTTCATTAATTCCAGCACATTTCTTATATCATCCTTTGTTGCTAACTGCACATCACCCTTATTTACATCATTTGTCTTTTTACTAGGAACAGCCTCCACGCCTGAATAGGTTAGCGAATGTAAGCACATAATTAGTACAATGCTTTTCAACATCGCCATCGTACGTTGCTGTTAACTTTGCTACCTCGTCTGAAAAGAGCAGTAATTTTGTGACAGATGTTTTACAAGGCCACGTTATCGCTCATGCTATTGGTCTGTTTTAGACTATGACAATTGATACTGTCATGTATTAAGTTCGAAAAGAAAGTGAAATTCGGCTAGGGCCGACAGTTGAAATTAGATAACCTAGAAGTTAAAGAGCGTACTGTCAAAAGATATGGCTCCAGGATGTGCCTACATGTTCTAAATCCAGTACAATGAAATCAGTCTACTATCCTAAGGTGACTATCTCTTAAACCAGCTCAAAAACTGTGCTGAGTGTTCAATGGTAAACCATTTAGCTACGAAAGCATGAAGGGgacatctgatttttttaaaattttaattcatatcgtggccacgagatataactaagaaaaaaaaaccgaaaaacaaaacatgttatctcgtggccacgggatataactaagaaaaaaacaacaaaaagcaatTTCTTAATTCGTGGTCACGAAATAtgactaagaaaaaaaaacaaaaaacattttttgctcaTTCGTGGCcaagaaatataactaagaagaagaagggaaagaaaaaaaaaacaaacaatttttgctaattcgtggccacgaaatataagtaagaaatattatatttcgTGGCGACGAATTAGAAAAAATcgtttttcgtttctttttcttgcttatatttcgtggccacgaattagcacaactcgttttttttgttttagacaatGACAAATATCACAGTCACGCAGTTCAACGATTTCTATTATACTTCAAAATTAACCTAATTTGTCTTATTATCAAAGCGTTTGCGAAAGAATGTGAAGTTGGGCTAGTGCCGACAGTTGAAATTAGATAACCAAGAAGTTTATGAGCGTACAGTCAAGAGATATGGCTCCAGGACGTGCCTACATGTTCTAAATCCTGTACAATGAAATTAGTCTACTTTACTGAGGAGACTATCTTTTCAACCAGCAGAAAAGAAAATCTATGCTGAGTGTCCTCTGGTAAACCATATATCTGATTAGACCCTTAAGCCCCGTCTACATGCTGcaagaaaatcttgtagggcTCATCAATCACTAAATAATTTATCtcttgtacaagcaattagtgatttgaaatatttcttgaacttggaagacaCATGAATTTTAAATGGAAGgaaatcatgacaggtaaataaaaaagatggccgAACTGATACAAagtgtttataaatataaaatgtttggacATTAAAAAGATGAATCATTAGAATCTAgtgaaaacattgattgagaaaaaTTCTAGTAATAGTGATACATATCCAGTTGAAGAACAAAGCTacttaaaagattttatttcagGAATTATTATAAATCAGTCATATTTTGCCAAAGTTCTGAATGGGGTTATAGTACAATTGTGTTATGAATCTAagatctcaatacacatttaatgaaaaaatttagacaaaatacCTTACTGGGCAGGTGCTCCTCATCAAAAGCCCTTTACCAGAGCATTTGACAGCATGACCTTACAAGAAAAATAGGAAGAGTTCTAaagatcttgtagccgaaaattatTTGGAAGCTGCCACAcaaaaagacactaatgggggATACAATATGCTTTCTACGCTATACAAGTTGCCGTGATTTATGTTTTGagcaagttttattgaacaatgtAGACGAggctttatatatattatatgattaGTGTGCCattgattttcaaattattttgattatatcTAAAAGTAATTTCTATTATGGAATAAGAAAAATCTCGACAAATCTCTTGTTGGAATGCTTTAAACCAACagcatacatttaaaatattgttccGCTAAACATCCTACAACCTAGAATATTACTTGACTGCATGGCGTTTTTGTTGCAGTCCCGTCAGGCTGTTGTCTTAACATAAAAGTATTCTACTCCTATCGTGCATATGCTTGGCCTGTTTCACTCTAATTAATTAGTTGTACTGATTCATTGATGTCTGGCTCATAAATGATATCATCTAAAACATTTCTGTATTAGTAAAGCTATATAGGCCCCGGCTGTCTATATGCCGGAAATTTCATTCTGGCTAAGTAGCTAAATAACTCTGATAGAACTTCAACTTTTGATGTTCGGTTTAAGTAAGTACATGTACTATTATCAATAGCATTCTAGAACCATAATGGCATAAATTCAATCTGTTTATTACGCTCAATTGTCTTCTTCCGCGGACAGTCGCACATACGAGGGAATAGCAGTTATTTTTCGGACAAAGATTGCAAGTGGAGATGATTCCCAGATGGTGGAAAATGCTAACGGGAAAATGTTATCGCCTGCTTTACTTTTTAGTTTTTACAAAGCTTTTGGCAAGGATCAACTTTAGGACAATTTTTCTCATTTGTACTGTTTATGCAATGTCTTTGAGTTAACACTTGAACATGAATATCTGAAAGTGTTCTTTGCAAAATGTGTAACGTTTCTTGCATTTCTTGCACGCACTTAAAACATCACGCATTTTAAATTACTCAAACCAACCTCTTTCCAAGACTTGGTACTAAGATATGAGGTTTGGAAACCTTTTTCAGAATGTCACACCAAAAATGAGCTCAGACCCTACCTATCAAATGCTGGAATTTCGTGACTGGTCTCCAAGCTTACCTTTATAACCCTTGAAAGAGGTTTCTGACCTCTAATGTGTTAGAAATGCACCAAAAATCTCATATTCAACCTGCGCTGGGATAAAATTTACAATCAGCGATAAACCTTTTTATGTCCCTGGGCATACAGATGTCCCTGGGCATACAGCTTTGAACTGTTAgattgtccgtccgttcgtccgtacgaaccagattgcctacagaCCACATTAATGActcgatttagttcatactcacactcaattATCCTTGTGACAAGATAGTCTGTGGCGAATCGTAATCCtgtgatttttttcctatatttggaaaagttatgtttttatgaaagcttATGTGATACTTTTTAAGAATTCCATTGCTAACATTTTTTTTCGGCCATAACTGTGGCAaccatcttgaatttcaaaacgGCGGCTATACTTCAGTTAGTATAGTCTTATATATTCAATCTAGCCTTCAAATAAACCTGTTTTTCTAattaataaatagaaatttatatttctaaatagtaATTGATGGATTGTATTTATCaggtttctttaaagttttaatcaagtattgattttatatacatgaaaaacatgACTTTCAAATGAGTAGAAAATCATCTTTTTTATACATCTaatttttaaatggtaaaatgtggacattctttaaaagaaatagtatattttttcaaatacacACTTAAGACATTCATCTTAAACAtagtatcaattatttaaagacattgtatttataaatcgTGACTGAAAGAATGTAGAAAAAAAGTCCCAGCTGCAATGAATACCTACTACATGTATAGtgtaagaaaacacaaatatggATAATGGTGATGAAATTAGAGTTGTTACAGCCGCCATTTAGTAAAAGTATAACATTTGATATGTGTTCTATCGGGATCTAATGAGTTTAGTCTTATTTAATCCAATATCTTCAGACAACTGAGTATTAACAGTTGCTAAAAGAATTTCAAGTATTACAATCACCCACTGAATGAGTCCTTAACAAGgccttattataacattttttgaagaaaaaatgcatttttgagcGCTATctcttaattaaatacatgtaaacatttgttcaacaaaGCAAGCTTAATGGCTTGCCAACTGTAGATATGGCAATAACATTGTTAGACCTTAGTAAGCTTGTTGGGgaattaatcttcaaatctacTTTCTATATTGTTTTTACGAGTTTGATTTAACTCTTTCTTGAAATGTCGACTATCTGATGAGATTAGAGTtgaatatacaaaagaaaatgccGCAGAACAAAACTTAAGTGCCTTCACTTCCTTGACCACTAGTGGTATCAAGAAATGGTAAGCAACCAAATCTAAAAGGTGtctttagtattgtatgaaaTTCCTGAGATTAGGAAAAGTttaactacacatgctgatatgtataaatattgtcatttctagTTAAAAATGATCTGAATCTATCTGAGCATCACTGAGTTTTACGTTGGTACTTCACTTTTATTCTCCCAAATTCAACGCCATTGGTCCTCTtttgtaatcatatttcattcatcTTGCTCCAGTTAATGTTGAACTTTTTCTACATATTTGGCATACAAATCGAATACccagttatatgtaaataatttactacatgtattaaaaactggAAACCCTTAATGAAAGAAAAGCCAGGGAAATACCTTTCTACTAAATTTGTAAaaccttatttaaaaaaaaatcataattaactCATTGAATAACACATCACATTGCCCAGAAATGTAAATGTTCtattcagtaatgttttatttttgacaatctaACTGGTCATCTAGTTCAGTTAGCAAGGTACCTCCGTAGCCAAGTAATGAAGGATGTCTGTGTCAAATCACTAGACCATAGTCTCTGAGGGTTCGAGCCCTGCTTTGGTCATCATGTAAGTCATCCAGCCTGCTTGCGGAACGACAGCGGTTCAGCCAGGTGCCCACAATTGCCCGAAATAATGCCCAGAAGGGCATATGAGTCTCCCTCAATAATTACAGATAGAAAGTTTCCTTTTATCCTGCACTGTGTCAATGggatgcaaaactttaaacatatataattatgtacaacgTAAGAGTGTCTTCAAGAAATAGGCCATGAAGCTTTGTTTTGTCCTACCAAAACAATTTAGGAATATGGCAATTTTTCAGCTCTGAATGGTAAAGGAAGGCCCTGGCACCCGCCATTATAGGCATGAGCAgatgcctgggtagaaccaataaTCTTCGGTAAATAGCTGCATTGATAACATAACTGAAAGAATTTTACgtcacttgaaggatttcaatcCCACATAAGTGATGGAAAAGTGATTTAAAAGTCAATGGTCAGCTTTGAATGGCAAAGAAAGGCCTTTTAACCACTCAGTTATGCATTGCTCTGAGATAGCCGCCATTTAGTAAAAGTATAACACTACATTTGATAATTATAACAACAATTTGTCTAAAATTACTTCCCGgtatttcctatttattttattcaagttaaagGTTTTATAATAAAGCATTGTATATCATAACTGCAGCTCCAAAATGGAGAAAAATTGGTACAGTGTGAATGTTCATTCTAAAGTATCTTGATATAGttctcacattttgtaattatctccctttttattaaACCAAAAAGATAAATACTGATAATAACACACAAAATTTACCTTGActtatttaatttgataaatacaaTCGCTTTGTcgataattgaataatttcaataatataggaTGACAAGaagcaaaaacacattttttgctttttacctccctttactttgtctttatcatgttatcgcTATGCTTTATATTGTAAAGATTAACTaaaaaggcatatagttttgttgatttagatacattttgtataaagaaatgtattttgttcatgtcaaatatgtatttgaaagatattgcaaattatattaaatttataacattataaacgaattatctccctttaagcacaAATTATTCCACTTTAAAAGCACAAGATAGAATTAAATGTtccatttaaacttgtttaatacACTCTAGCATTTATGTAACGTACAAAGTGCATATAgtacattttagagaaatttaattggtaagaaaatggaaaatagcgTAATTTGAgatttcaagatggccgccaaaataatgatgatcaaaaaatgttaccaatggattttgagaggttgggtgtttaaactttcaaaaaaacacaactttgtaaaatatagcaaaaaaaaaacacaaactctAATTTTCGGACACTTCGACACAG
This is a stretch of genomic DNA from Mercenaria mercenaria strain notata chromosome 4, MADL_Memer_1, whole genome shotgun sequence. It encodes these proteins:
- the LOC123558704 gene encoding uncharacterized protein LOC123558704 produces the protein MAMLKSIVLIMCLHSLTYSGVEAVPSKKTNDVNKGDVQLATKDDIRNVLELMKIQEQKMYNLEKEVKIRDKALARQSAAVFKLERIVLQQSQKISRLELDASERNAKLKTKLKSFGENCNMICKFDGSVSNYSNTMESKSSSADESEEAARKGHPDQMTKIHFPNREIRRVPSTKSSPSIAVSFSVYLSHLLNHLGEKQVVKFDRVITNNGNGYNTHTGVFTVPVTGTYVFIFYVSSSDSSVEFNLMADDSLRASGIARPNDFSQDKDVQGGGTVILHLNQGVSVWIQNTYAESIVFSTDTHRWVTFSGFLLY